The following coding sequences are from one Desulfatibacillum aliphaticivorans DSM 15576 window:
- a CDS encoding pentapeptide repeat-containing protein, which translates to MTDESSRKSAVKKTGVIWYEDGTKETFELRQISDEELQHVLSEHKKWVDSFRKEGKQADLRKTDLSYRDLSNFNLFEAKFGKASLVGAKMENAYLMGANLQKADLRSASLKKAVLYGADLRKAVLHSADLQRGVLLEANLQKADLRRVNCEEADVFGVKYNRNTLCQGIRISSCHGSAMFKAFAQHQDFLEELQTRKWNNKELKFKLGKKEFDLNNWGKVLYHIWNIFADCGRTPWRWMGWSAGFMGIFAIIFLLLGKNAFVISNLSHEGIVERFGCLLYYSIVTFTTLGFGDVTPANGWAAFFVGIEVMIGYVMLGGLISIFATLITRRS; encoded by the coding sequence ATGACCGATGAAAGCTCAAGGAAGAGCGCCGTAAAGAAAACCGGCGTCATCTGGTACGAAGACGGTACGAAGGAGACCTTTGAACTCCGCCAAATCTCCGATGAAGAATTGCAGCACGTCCTATCGGAACACAAAAAATGGGTTGATTCTTTCCGAAAAGAGGGAAAACAAGCCGACTTAAGAAAAACAGACTTAAGCTACCGCGATCTGTCAAATTTTAATCTATTTGAAGCAAAATTTGGAAAAGCGAGCCTCGTGGGAGCCAAAATGGAAAACGCTTATTTAATGGGAGCTAACCTTCAAAAGGCTGATCTAAGAAGTGCCAGTTTAAAAAAGGCTGTTTTATATGGGGCCGACCTCCGGAAGGCTGTTTTACATAGCGCCGATCTCCAAAGGGGGGTGCTACTGGAAGCCAACCTGCAAAAGGCTGATTTACGGAGGGTCAATTGTGAGGAAGCAGATGTTTTTGGGGTCAAATATAACAGAAACACTCTTTGCCAAGGCATTCGGATTTCCTCTTGTCACGGCAGCGCCATGTTCAAGGCCTTCGCCCAGCACCAGGATTTTTTGGAAGAATTGCAGACAAGAAAGTGGAATAATAAAGAGTTGAAGTTCAAACTCGGCAAAAAGGAGTTTGATCTAAACAATTGGGGCAAAGTCTTGTACCATATTTGGAACATCTTCGCTGATTGCGGACGCACTCCATGGCGGTGGATGGGGTGGTCGGCTGGTTTTATGGGCATTTTTGCCATTATTTTTCTTTTATTGGGAAAGAACGCCTTTGTCATTAGCAACCTGTCTCATGAGGGAATAGTGGAGCGCTTTGGATGCCTGCTCTATTACAGCATCGTCACCTTCACCACCTTGGGCTTCGGGGACGTAACGCCGGCCAACGGTTGGGCCGCCTTCTTTGTAGGCATTGAGGTCATGATTGGATATGTGATGCTTGGCGGCCTGATTTCCATTTTTGCCACCCTGATCACCCGCCGAAGTTAA
- a CDS encoding 4Fe-4S dicluster domain-containing protein: MAKAKLKEHRINRDWCKGCGICVELCPKKVLEMDAEEKSVAVRPEDCIACKLCEMRCPDLAIEIITEQDEK, translated from the coding sequence ATGGCTAAAGCCAAACTCAAGGAACACAGGATCAATAGAGACTGGTGCAAAGGCTGCGGCATCTGCGTAGAGCTTTGCCCCAAAAAGGTCCTGGAAATGGATGCAGAGGAAAAGTCCGTGGCCGTCAGGCCGGAGGACTGCATCGCCTGTAAACTGTGCGAGATGCGCTGCCCGGATCTTGCCATTGAAATCATCACGGAGCAGGATGAAAAATGA
- a CDS encoding 2-oxoacid:ferredoxin oxidoreductase subunit beta — MALKDYIRERFFPHMWCAGCGHGTVLNSLLRAVEQLGLSKNEIVMVSGIGCSARISGYVDFHSLHTLHGRALAFATGVKLSKPELNVIVPMGDGDALAIGGNHFLHAARRNIGMTAIVMNNKIYGMTGGQFSPLTGVGGMATTAPYASIDRSFDVVEIAKAAGATYVARSTAFHAQECTKMIHDAILHDGFSVVEIMTQCPTYYGRKNKLGEAPEMIKRFKDITTPIGSKAKQENPELIERGVFVEKNLPEYCAEYDKIIERAKGGA, encoded by the coding sequence ATGGCCCTTAAAGATTATATTCGCGAGCGTTTTTTCCCTCATATGTGGTGCGCGGGCTGCGGCCACGGAACGGTGTTGAACAGCCTGCTTAGGGCCGTGGAACAGTTGGGCCTTTCCAAAAACGAAATCGTCATGGTTTCGGGCATTGGGTGTTCGGCCCGGATTTCCGGGTATGTGGACTTTCACAGCCTGCACACCCTGCATGGCCGGGCTTTGGCCTTTGCAACGGGCGTCAAGCTCTCCAAACCCGAGCTGAACGTGATCGTGCCCATGGGCGACGGCGACGCCCTGGCCATCGGCGGCAACCATTTTCTCCACGCCGCCCGCCGGAACATCGGCATGACCGCCATCGTCATGAACAATAAAATTTACGGCATGACGGGCGGCCAGTTTTCGCCCCTCACCGGAGTCGGGGGCATGGCCACCACCGCCCCGTACGCCAGCATAGACCGCAGCTTTGACGTGGTGGAGATCGCCAAAGCCGCCGGCGCCACCTATGTGGCCAGGTCCACGGCCTTCCACGCCCAGGAATGCACCAAGATGATTCACGACGCCATCCTGCACGACGGATTTTCCGTGGTGGAGATCATGACCCAATGCCCCACCTATTACGGCAGAAAGAACAAGCTGGGCGAAGCGCCGGAAATGATCAAGCGGTTCAAGGACATCACCACTCCCATCGGATCCAAGGCCAAGCAGGAAAATCCCGAACTCATCGAGCGCGGCGTTTTTGTGGAAAAAAACCTGCCTGAATATTGCGCCGAATACGACAAGATCATTGAACGGGCAAAGGGAGGGGCATAA
- a CDS encoding beta-ketoacyl-ACP synthase III — MIRSVISGIGSYVPPTVVTNDDLAQFMDTSDEWIQTRSGIKERRYAEDGVFCSDLAVEACKRAVDDAGIEMQDVDYLIFATLSPDYHFPGTGCYLQAKLGLEGQGVLDVRNQCTGFLYSLSIADAFVRTGQYKNVLVVGSEVHSSALDFSTRGRDVTVLFGDGAGAAVVSPCEDPNRGLLYSELHADGKHARALYLDIWDMSRKPYMTHDSIDNTDIFPKMDGRTVFKHAVTRLVETVENTFKTQNVNPDDIKFFIPHQANMRINQIVADKLGIDQEKFLHNMQNYGNTTAASIPLLLDETYRAGKLERGDLIMMLGFGAGFTWGANLMRW; from the coding sequence ATGATTCGTAGTGTGATATCCGGTATTGGGAGCTATGTCCCTCCCACAGTCGTCACCAATGACGACCTGGCCCAGTTTATGGACACCAGCGATGAGTGGATCCAGACGCGAAGCGGGATCAAGGAAAGAAGATACGCCGAGGACGGGGTGTTTTGCTCGGACCTGGCTGTGGAGGCGTGCAAGAGAGCGGTGGATGACGCCGGCATTGAGATGCAGGACGTGGATTATTTGATCTTCGCCACCCTGTCGCCGGATTATCACTTTCCCGGAACAGGGTGTTATCTGCAGGCCAAGTTGGGTTTGGAAGGGCAGGGCGTTTTGGATGTAAGGAATCAGTGCACGGGTTTTTTGTACTCCCTGTCCATTGCAGACGCCTTTGTGCGGACCGGCCAGTATAAGAATGTACTGGTGGTGGGCTCGGAAGTCCACTCCAGCGCATTGGATTTTTCCACCCGGGGCAGGGATGTGACCGTGCTTTTCGGGGACGGCGCCGGGGCGGCCGTGGTCTCCCCTTGCGAAGATCCCAACCGGGGCCTGTTGTATTCCGAGCTTCATGCGGACGGCAAGCACGCCAGGGCCTTGTACCTGGATATCTGGGACATGTCCCGGAAGCCGTATATGACCCACGATTCCATTGACAACACCGACATTTTCCCCAAAATGGACGGCAGGACCGTGTTCAAGCACGCGGTGACAAGACTGGTGGAAACCGTGGAGAACACGTTTAAAACCCAGAATGTAAACCCGGACGACATCAAGTTTTTCATCCCCCATCAGGCCAACATGCGGATCAACCAGATCGTGGCGGACAAGCTGGGGATCGACCAGGAGAAGTTCCTCCACAATATGCAGAATTACGGCAACACCACGGCGGCTTCCATCCCCCTGCTTTTGGACGAAACCTATCGGGCCGGAAAACTGGAGCGGGGCGACTTGATTATGATGCTCGGCTTTGGCGCAGGCTTTACCTGGGGCGCCAACCTCATGCGATGGTAG
- a CDS encoding universal stress protein has product MHDIKKILFVTDLTSNAAHAYQYALTMAERFGAAIVVMHVMEGTASLNEEALGKWIGKRRLEAMKDKAKEEARDALIGKKREHKIMQEALEKFCTEVGQVCADDSKVTSDAIVITEGRVVDGIIDTCKKQDCDMIVMAHPVRRVIDEPLFGATTRGVLRKSIKPVLLVPPEQ; this is encoded by the coding sequence ATGCACGATATCAAGAAAATACTATTTGTAACCGACCTTACGTCCAATGCCGCCCATGCGTACCAATACGCCTTGACCATGGCGGAGCGCTTCGGCGCCGCCATCGTGGTGATGCATGTGATGGAAGGCACGGCGTCCCTGAACGAAGAGGCCCTGGGCAAGTGGATAGGCAAGCGCCGCCTGGAAGCGATGAAGGACAAGGCCAAGGAAGAGGCCAGGGACGCTTTGATCGGCAAAAAGCGTGAGCATAAAATCATGCAGGAGGCCCTGGAAAAATTCTGTACGGAAGTGGGGCAGGTCTGCGCCGATGATTCCAAAGTCACGTCGGACGCTATTGTCATCACGGAAGGCAGAGTGGTGGACGGCATTATCGACACGTGCAAAAAACAAGACTGCGACATGATTGTCATGGCCCATCCGGTCAGGAGAGTCATTGACGAACCTCTGTTCGGGGCCACCACCAGGGGGGTGCTGCGTAAAAGCATCAAACCGGTGCTGCTTGTTCCGCCCGAACAATAA
- a CDS encoding TetR/AcrR family transcriptional regulator has product MGNRKAASTAGQKAPTPYQRTQSTPKGKIKLAMALEELLAEKDFNSITTAEISRVSGVNESLIYRYFSDKRGLLHYVLAEHQKKSLQQFYTDLVAVSGALQKLRKLIWRTLDNWNKDRIHAKILLIEVRNFPGYYDSETYLIVKEYCGLILSIVQEGIKNGEILNDVSPWFLMQAILGTVEHVVLPSLLFDRSIDPEAFTDNIIRTVFGPVAANM; this is encoded by the coding sequence ATGGGAAATCGCAAAGCCGCTTCGACCGCCGGGCAAAAGGCCCCTACGCCTTATCAAAGGACGCAATCCACCCCAAAAGGGAAAATCAAACTGGCCATGGCTTTGGAGGAACTGCTGGCGGAGAAGGATTTCAATTCCATCACCACCGCTGAAATCTCCCGCGTGTCCGGCGTGAATGAATCTCTCATCTATCGGTATTTCAGCGATAAGCGGGGGCTGCTCCACTACGTCCTCGCCGAGCATCAAAAAAAATCCCTGCAGCAGTTCTACACCGACCTGGTCGCCGTGTCCGGCGCCCTGCAAAAGCTGCGCAAGCTCATATGGCGCACCCTGGATAATTGGAATAAAGATCGGATTCACGCCAAAATTCTGCTTATTGAAGTGCGCAACTTCCCCGGATACTACGACAGCGAAACCTATCTGATCGTCAAAGAATACTGCGGCCTGATCCTTTCCATTGTGCAAGAAGGCATTAAAAACGGGGAGATATTGAACGATGTTTCACCCTGGTTTCTTATGCAGGCCATCCTGGGAACCGTGGAGCACGTAGTCCTGCCAAGCCTGCTCTTCGACAGAAGCATCGACCCGGAAGCATTCACGGACAACATCATCCGCACCGTTTTCGGCCCCGTCGCCGCCAACATGTGA
- a CDS encoding FadR/GntR family transcriptional regulator, with protein MQIKPVEKQSLSNQVFNQIRDFILNEQYRPGDKLPSERELCDLMQINRSSVREALKRLEQARLIEIRHGEGSVVLDFKYHGGFDLIRHMVEPGKPLNYLAIRSLCEVRSLVCTEIARLAALRIKEPELEELAGIVGQMKICVQDGEGDFQSLDFEFHYTLAKASENVAFLLMLNSIREVYLPMAQAFSAMFTHVAGDPGVYEDIYQAVKGGDSQEAGNLTHQLIEEGNRIFMELHEKA; from the coding sequence ATGCAAATAAAACCCGTGGAAAAACAAAGCCTGTCCAACCAGGTTTTCAACCAGATCAGAGACTTTATCCTGAACGAACAATATCGCCCCGGAGACAAACTCCCCTCGGAGCGTGAATTGTGCGATCTCATGCAGATCAACCGAAGCTCCGTGCGGGAAGCCCTCAAACGCCTGGAGCAGGCCAGGCTCATTGAGATCCGCCACGGCGAGGGATCCGTGGTCCTGGACTTTAAGTATCACGGCGGATTCGACCTTATCCGGCACATGGTGGAGCCTGGCAAGCCTCTGAATTACCTGGCCATACGCAGTTTGTGCGAGGTTCGTTCCCTGGTATGCACGGAAATCGCACGGCTGGCGGCCTTGCGGATCAAGGAGCCGGAGTTAGAGGAATTGGCTGGGATCGTGGGGCAAATGAAAATCTGCGTCCAGGACGGGGAAGGGGATTTTCAAAGCCTGGATTTTGAGTTCCATTACACCCTGGCCAAGGCCAGCGAAAACGTGGCTTTTTTGTTGATGCTCAACTCCATCCGGGAGGTTTACCTGCCCATGGCCCAGGCCTTTTCCGCCATGTTTACGCATGTTGCAGGCGATCCCGGAGTATACGAAGACATATATCAGGCCGTAAAGGGGGGGGATTCCCAAGAGGCCGGAAACTTAACCCACCAATTGATAGAAGAAGGCAACCGGATTTTCATGGAGTTACATGAGAAGGCCTGA
- a CDS encoding zf-TFIIB domain-containing protein: MDCPVCKNAGLTREKLEQDLIAYACAQCGGRMIVANDYSHWLEKQQGTLPEKPFSDISLEIHDVEKAKFCPECSRLMVKYKVGHGLDFKIDRCGGCGGVWLDANEWEAMKDRNLHDEINSVFTAPWQAGVRQEQNSQTLDALYAKKFGDPDYSKIKEIRSWLDAHPKRQAILHFLSDDSPYKA; the protein is encoded by the coding sequence ATGGATTGTCCTGTTTGTAAAAATGCCGGTTTAACGCGGGAAAAATTGGAACAAGATCTCATCGCCTACGCGTGCGCCCAATGCGGAGGCCGCATGATCGTGGCAAACGACTATTCCCATTGGCTGGAAAAACAACAAGGAACGCTCCCGGAGAAGCCGTTTTCAGATATTTCCCTGGAAATCCACGACGTGGAAAAGGCCAAATTCTGCCCGGAATGCTCGCGCCTCATGGTTAAATACAAGGTGGGCCACGGTCTGGATTTTAAAATAGACCGTTGCGGCGGCTGCGGAGGCGTGTGGTTGGACGCCAATGAATGGGAAGCCATGAAAGACCGCAACCTCCACGACGAAATCAACTCGGTCTTCACCGCCCCCTGGCAGGCGGGAGTGCGCCAGGAGCAAAATTCCCAAACACTGGACGCCCTGTACGCCAAAAAATTCGGCGATCCCGATTATTCAAAAATCAAGGAAATCAGATCCTGGCTGGACGCCCACCCCAAACGCCAGGCCATCCTCCATTTCCTAAGCGACGACAGCCCCTACAAAGCCTGA
- a CDS encoding response regulator: protein MITIPAQESAGFAPSCENRRIKEAARLAALLKEASRTGHRQEEVQCILDVQEGLWESSVPEERLHKVFSLVFQAAGEHAPIGGRIYAKLGNVAISNAEAEAVGIQPGAYVKVSITNSGFNMDCPESLTTETDALCGLIHTPGPNGEVAFFLPAEHNENPAPKPGIEEKQRILIMDDDEAVCEIATQMLKFLGYESAVSMNGDEAVTMYKQAQEQGRPFAAVILDLTVPDGPGAEETIKRLEALDPNVTALISSGYFDEPAVAQFQDYGFSGAIIKPFRLKALGAVIKAALTGEIG, encoded by the coding sequence ATGATTACCATACCAGCGCAAGAAAGCGCCGGTTTTGCACCCTCTTGTGAAAACCGGCGGATCAAAGAAGCGGCCAGACTTGCTGCGTTGCTCAAGGAAGCCTCCCGCACGGGTCACCGGCAAGAGGAAGTCCAGTGCATTCTGGACGTGCAGGAGGGCCTGTGGGAAAGCAGCGTGCCGGAAGAACGGCTCCATAAGGTTTTTTCCCTGGTCTTTCAAGCAGCCGGAGAACATGCACCCATTGGCGGCAGGATTTACGCCAAACTTGGAAATGTCGCCATTTCCAACGCCGAAGCCGAAGCCGTCGGCATACAGCCCGGCGCCTATGTTAAGGTCTCCATCACTAACAGCGGCTTCAATATGGACTGCCCGGAAAGTTTAACCACGGAAACGGACGCCCTTTGCGGCCTGATCCATACCCCCGGCCCTAATGGCGAAGTCGCCTTCTTCCTCCCGGCCGAACACAATGAAAACCCCGCCCCAAAACCCGGAATCGAAGAAAAACAACGCATCCTCATCATGGACGACGACGAAGCCGTCTGCGAAATCGCCACTCAAATGCTTAAATTCCTGGGGTACGAATCCGCCGTGTCCATGAACGGCGACGAAGCCGTGACCATGTATAAACAAGCCCAGGAACAAGGCAGGCCCTTCGCTGCGGTTATCCTGGATCTCACCGTGCCCGACGGCCCCGGCGCCGAAGAAACCATCAAACGCCTGGAAGCCCTGGACCCCAATGTGACGGCCCTCATCTCCTCGGGATATTTCGACGAGCCGGCCGTGGCCCAGTTCCAGGACTACGGATTTTCAGGGGCCATCATCAAGCCGTTTCGTTTAAAAGCCCTGGGGGCTGTTATCAAAGCCGCCCTGACCGGGGAGATCGGTTGA
- a CDS encoding 2-oxoacid:acceptor oxidoreductase family protein: MQRHNLVFSGSGGQGVITAAVILAEAAALYEGMSAVQSQKYGAAARGGSTRADVIISKTEILFPNVLQPNLLVALTQQAYSLNYPILRPGGILVSDPKYVTTEKKVDALPIQLPMYEAVMDEIGKPIVYNVCMLGAVARIIRIVKPESIMKVLETRIPKGFLEMNQKALDLGYNMAEPFETAMA; encoded by the coding sequence ATGCAACGACATAATCTTGTGTTTTCCGGTTCAGGAGGACAAGGCGTCATCACGGCCGCGGTGATCCTTGCGGAAGCAGCAGCCCTCTACGAAGGCATGTCTGCGGTGCAGTCCCAAAAATACGGAGCCGCGGCCCGGGGCGGATCCACCCGCGCGGACGTGATTATTTCCAAGACCGAAATCCTCTTCCCCAATGTGCTGCAGCCCAACCTGCTGGTGGCTCTGACCCAGCAGGCGTACTCCCTCAATTATCCCATTCTGAGGCCGGGGGGGATTCTTGTTTCTGATCCCAAATATGTGACCACGGAAAAAAAGGTGGACGCCCTTCCCATCCAGTTGCCCATGTACGAGGCCGTTATGGACGAAATCGGCAAGCCCATCGTCTACAACGTGTGCATGCTGGGCGCCGTGGCCCGGATTATCCGGATCGTCAAACCGGAATCCATCATGAAAGTGCTGGAAACCCGCATCCCCAAGGGCTTTTTGGAGATGAACCAAAAAGCCCTGGATCTCGGGTACAACATGGCGGAGCCGTTTGAAACCGCCATGGCTTGA
- a CDS encoding 2-oxoacid:acceptor oxidoreductase subunit alpha — translation MSRQVKFVQGNEACMEGALYAGVQFYAGYPITPSSEITEGMAMRLPATGGKFIQMEDEISSICAIVGASLTGHKVMTATSGPGFSLMQEGLGYAIMAEIPCVIVNVMRGGPSTGLPTHGSQGDVMQARWGVHGDHSIVALTASSHQDVFEMTVEAFNIAETYRTPVILLLDETVGHMREKLEIPEPGELPLVERLRTSVREGVNYHPYLPREDGRLPMSDFGDVHRYNVTGLYHDMWGFPTADPKMVHDLIRHLIDKIENRVNVLARYKEYYLDDAERVLVSYGCSARSALHVVKDRRLRGERLGLLELQTLWPFPADVVKHCCDGKKSVIVVEMNTGQIVHEVKKAVDRPDNVFLANRVDGEYITPPDILKVLRLIQGKGV, via the coding sequence ATGAGCAGACAGGTAAAATTCGTACAAGGAAATGAAGCGTGCATGGAAGGCGCCCTATACGCCGGAGTGCAGTTTTACGCAGGGTATCCCATCACGCCGTCCAGTGAAATTACGGAAGGCATGGCCATGCGCCTGCCCGCGACCGGGGGCAAGTTCATTCAGATGGAGGACGAAATCTCCTCCATTTGCGCCATAGTGGGCGCCTCCCTCACGGGCCACAAGGTCATGACCGCCACCAGCGGGCCGGGCTTCTCCCTCATGCAGGAGGGGCTGGGATACGCCATCATGGCGGAGATCCCCTGCGTGATCGTCAATGTCATGCGCGGGGGGCCGTCCACGGGCCTGCCCACCCACGGCAGCCAGGGAGACGTCATGCAGGCCCGGTGGGGCGTGCACGGGGACCACTCCATCGTGGCCCTGACCGCATCCAGCCACCAGGACGTCTTTGAAATGACGGTGGAAGCCTTCAACATCGCCGAAACCTACCGGACCCCGGTGATTCTCCTGCTGGACGAAACCGTGGGCCATATGCGGGAGAAGCTGGAGATCCCCGAACCCGGGGAACTGCCCCTGGTGGAAAGGCTCAGGACCAGCGTGAGGGAGGGCGTGAACTACCACCCCTACCTGCCCCGGGAGGACGGGCGCCTGCCCATGTCGGATTTCGGTGATGTGCACCGGTACAATGTCACCGGCCTGTATCACGACATGTGGGGATTCCCCACCGCCGATCCCAAAATGGTCCATGACCTGATCCGGCATTTGATCGACAAAATAGAAAACCGGGTGAATGTTCTGGCCCGCTACAAGGAGTATTACCTGGACGACGCGGAAAGGGTCCTGGTGAGCTACGGCTGTTCGGCCAGGTCCGCCCTCCACGTGGTCAAGGACCGGAGGCTGCGGGGCGAAAGGCTGGGGCTTTTGGAGCTTCAAACCCTGTGGCCCTTCCCGGCGGACGTGGTGAAGCATTGCTGCGACGGGAAGAAATCCGTAATCGTGGTGGAGATGAACACCGGCCAGATCGTCCATGAAGTGAAAAAGGCCGTGGACAGGCCGGACAACGTGTTCCTGGCCAACCGGGTGGACGGCGAATACATCACGCCTCCGGACATTTTAAAAGTACTCCGTCTTATCCAGGGAAAGGGGGTATAA
- a CDS encoding SDR family NAD(P)-dependent oxidoreductase, protein MASLQGKRVLITGAANGIGRSMAGFFAKAGSTLILTDMDEQALEETADKLRQGGTRIYTYVVDVSKSEEVNKMAEQVIANPGIDILVNNAGIGHNGEIIETPLAKWKALMDVNFYGPLYHVYAFMPQMIKQGSGHIVNVSSGQAFFRLPTWGPYATIKLALGGFSELLRVEAKKFGIKVTTVYPFMVNTGFYKEIEGDTLGTKLSMKLLPFYSMKPEKVAKIIFKAVKKEKPVEMVSMLNDLGYITRLLPPVSNMVSAASLLFLGKDADILRREQGI, encoded by the coding sequence ATGGCAAGTTTGCAAGGAAAAAGGGTTTTGATCACAGGCGCGGCCAACGGCATCGGCCGCTCCATGGCGGGATTCTTCGCCAAGGCGGGGAGCACGCTCATCCTGACGGATATGGACGAACAGGCCCTGGAGGAAACCGCGGACAAGCTGCGCCAGGGCGGAACGCGCATCTACACCTATGTGGTGGACGTATCCAAATCCGAAGAAGTGAATAAAATGGCCGAACAGGTCATCGCCAATCCGGGCATCGACATCCTTGTCAATAACGCCGGCATTGGCCATAACGGGGAAATCATTGAAACGCCCCTGGCCAAGTGGAAAGCCCTCATGGACGTGAATTTCTACGGCCCTCTTTACCATGTCTATGCGTTCATGCCTCAAATGATCAAGCAGGGCAGCGGCCACATCGTCAACGTGTCCTCGGGCCAGGCATTTTTCCGCCTGCCCACCTGGGGGCCCTACGCAACCATCAAACTGGCCCTGGGCGGGTTTTCCGAACTCCTGCGGGTCGAGGCCAAAAAATTCGGCATCAAGGTCACCACGGTCTACCCATTTATGGTGAATACCGGATTTTATAAGGAAATCGAGGGCGACACCTTGGGAACCAAGCTGTCCATGAAGCTCCTGCCTTTTTATTCCATGAAGCCCGAAAAGGTGGCTAAAATCATCTTTAAGGCCGTGAAAAAGGAGAAGCCCGTGGAGATGGTCAGCATGCTCAATGACCTGGGATATATCACCCGACTTCTGCCGCCTGTTTCCAATATGGTGAGCGCAGCCTCCCTTCTCTTCCTGGGCAAGGACGCCGATATCCTACGCCGGGAGCAAGGGATCTAA
- a CDS encoding cold shock domain-containing protein yields MSEREMGTVKWFNDKKGFGFIEREEGGDVFVHYSAIVGNGFRSLAEGQKVEFTVVQGAKGPAAEEVSSA; encoded by the coding sequence ATGTCTGAGCGTGAAATGGGAACGGTCAAGTGGTTCAATGACAAAAAAGGTTTTGGTTTTATTGAACGTGAAGAAGGCGGGGATGTGTTTGTGCATTACAGCGCCATCGTCGGCAACGGATTCCGCTCCCTGGCCGAAGGCCAGAAGGTGGAGTTCACTGTGGTGCAGGGCGCTAAGGGGCCTGCTGCAGAAGAAGTCTCTTCCGCGTAA
- a CDS encoding ACT domain-containing protein → MVRTEIRLFLTNKPGELGRLSNLLSDNDINVDALTIQDASDYVKELFKARGKSIRRIASASNYNSMQKDSVEYALIRLVVSDTDKAVDLLSREEYLFDFIPVIALEMKNKPGSLAEFANTLGEQGININYVYGSAVPGTSNALFVFSPEDIDQAIKIFKE, encoded by the coding sequence ATGGTCAGGACTGAAATCAGGCTGTTTTTAACAAACAAGCCCGGAGAGCTGGGGCGTTTATCCAATCTGTTGTCTGACAACGACATCAATGTGGACGCCCTAACCATACAGGACGCCTCGGACTACGTGAAGGAGCTTTTCAAGGCCAGGGGCAAGTCCATCCGCCGCATTGCTTCGGCGTCCAACTACAACTCCATGCAAAAGGATTCGGTGGAGTACGCCCTGATTCGTCTGGTTGTCAGCGATACGGACAAGGCCGTGGATCTGCTTTCCAGGGAGGAGTACCTGTTTGACTTCATTCCGGTCATCGCCCTGGAAATGAAAAACAAGCCCGGAAGCCTGGCCGAGTTCGCCAACACCCTGGGGGAACAGGGGATCAACATCAATTACGTTTACGGATCGGCCGTTCCGGGCACAAGCAACGCCTTATTTGTGTTCAGCCCCGAGGACATTGATCAGGCGATTAAGATCTTCAAGGAATAG
- a CDS encoding TetR/AcrR family transcriptional regulator: MKLTEKKRADILEAAVEEFKAGGFQGTSMDRIASTAKVSKRTVYNHFASKKELFRAILVELVKRGAQAPDQAYDPERPLDEQLFEIANQELALFSSQDFLDLARVTLAEYILTPELARRAFDEMNDKELGVHTWIRQAAEDGRLRVADHEMAAHQFLGLIKTFTVWPQLVGGQPLLSSQEAEQVIRSAVAMFLDHYGVE; this comes from the coding sequence ATGAAACTGACGGAAAAGAAAAGAGCGGACATCCTGGAGGCGGCGGTGGAGGAGTTTAAGGCCGGGGGCTTTCAGGGAACGAGTATGGACCGCATAGCGTCCACGGCCAAGGTTTCCAAGCGGACGGTGTACAATCATTTCGCCAGCAAAAAGGAGTTGTTCCGGGCCATTTTGGTGGAGCTGGTCAAACGGGGCGCCCAAGCCCCGGACCAGGCTTACGACCCGGAGCGCCCATTGGATGAGCAGCTTTTTGAAATCGCCAATCAGGAGCTGGCCTTGTTTTCCTCCCAGGATTTTCTGGATCTGGCCCGGGTCACCCTGGCGGAATATATTTTAACGCCCGAACTGGCCCGCCGGGCCTTTGACGAAATGAACGACAAGGAATTGGGCGTGCATACCTGGATACGGCAGGCTGCGGAGGATGGGCGTTTGCGTGTGGCGGATCATGAAATGGCGGCCCATCAGTTTTTGGGCTTGATCAAAACGTTTACGGTCTGGCCCCAGCTTGTGGGCGGGCAGCCATTGCTTTCCTCCCAGGAGGCGGAGCAAGTCATTCGTTCGGCTGTGGCCATGTTTTTGGATCATTACGGGGTTGAATAG